Proteins from a genomic interval of Ramlibacter algicola:
- a CDS encoding signal peptidase, whose protein sequence is MNKLLAALMATVFSAAVFAQATPATPAAPAAAAAPAASSAKADKKEMKATKKAKKSKKAKKAEKAA, encoded by the coding sequence ATGAACAAGCTGCTCGCCGCCCTGATGGCCACCGTGTTCTCCGCCGCCGTGTTTGCGCAAGCCACGCCCGCGACCCCCGCTGCGCCCGCCGCGGCTGCCGCGCCGGCCGCTTCGAGCGCCAAGGCGGACAAGAAGGAGATGAAGGCCACCAAGAAGGCCAAGAAGAGCAAGAAGGCGAAGAAGGCCGAGAAGGCCGCCTGA
- a CDS encoding DUF192 domain-containing protein: MKNALVLAAALLAGAGVAAQEPQTDLPRVRLSAGMHQIDAQVAHTPDQRATGLMYRKQMPQNEGMLFAFEEPGVQCFWMKNTLLPLTAAFVADDGEIVNLADMKPQTTDGHCSKRPVRYVLEMNQGWFAKRNIKAGFRLAGEPFRR, encoded by the coding sequence ATGAAGAATGCCCTCGTCCTGGCCGCCGCCCTCCTCGCAGGTGCCGGCGTCGCGGCCCAGGAACCCCAGACCGACCTGCCGCGCGTGCGCCTGTCCGCGGGCATGCACCAGATCGACGCCCAGGTCGCGCACACGCCCGACCAGCGCGCCACCGGGCTCATGTACCGCAAGCAGATGCCGCAGAACGAAGGCATGCTGTTCGCGTTCGAGGAGCCGGGCGTCCAGTGCTTCTGGATGAAGAACACGCTGCTGCCGCTGACGGCCGCCTTCGTCGCGGACGATGGCGAGATCGTCAATCTCGCCGACATGAAGCCGCAGACGACCGACGGCCATTGCTCGAAGCGACCGGTGCGCTACGTGCTCGAGATGAACCAGGGCTGGTTCGCCAAGCGCAACATCAAGGCCGGGTTCCGGCTGGCGGGCGAACCGTTCCGGCGCTGA
- a CDS encoding superoxide dismutase, translating to MEHTLPPLPYPIDSLAPHYSKETLEYHHGKHHNAYVVNLNNLQKGTEYEAMSLEEIIKKSSGGIYNNSAQIWNHTFFWNCMKPAGGGEPAGALAEAITKKWGSYAAFREAFVKSAVGNFGSGWTWLVKKPDGSVDIVNTGAAGTPLTTPDKALLTVDVWEHAYYIDYRNLRQKFVETFLDKLVNWDFAQKNFG from the coding sequence ATGGAACACACCCTGCCCCCGCTGCCGTACCCGATCGACTCGCTGGCGCCGCACTACTCCAAGGAGACGCTGGAGTACCACCATGGCAAGCACCACAACGCGTACGTGGTGAACCTGAACAACCTGCAGAAGGGCACCGAGTACGAGGCGATGTCCCTGGAGGAAATCATCAAGAAGTCCTCGGGCGGGATCTACAACAACTCGGCCCAGATCTGGAACCACACGTTCTTCTGGAACTGCATGAAGCCCGCCGGCGGTGGCGAGCCCGCAGGCGCGCTCGCCGAAGCGATCACGAAGAAGTGGGGCAGCTACGCGGCGTTCCGCGAAGCCTTCGTGAAGTCCGCCGTGGGCAACTTCGGCTCGGGCTGGACCTGGCTGGTGAAGAAGCCCGACGGCAGCGTCGACATCGTCAACACGGGCGCCGCCGGCACGCCGCTGACGACCCCCGACAAGGCGCTGCTGACCGTCGACGTGTGGGAGCACGCGTACTACATCGACTACCGCAACCTGCGTCAGAAGTTCGTCGAGACTTTCCTCGACAAGCTGGTGAACTGGGACTTCGCGCAGAAGAACTTCGGGTGA
- the xseA gene encoding exodeoxyribonuclease VII large subunit, which produces MQDPDPAVTPRIWAVGALTRAIADTLEARFNPVAVRGEVSGLSRASSGHLYFNLKDPQGQLRCAMFRRAASMLDRMPAEGDLVEVQGRLAVYEPRGDLQLIVESLAHAGQGAWYERFLRLKAKLEAEGLFDAGRKRDLPFLPRTIGLVTSTGAAALHDVATALRRRVPHVPVVFAPSAVQGPQAAQDLVAALERLYALAAQGQVDVILLVRGGGSIEDLWSFNEEAVARAIVRSPVPLVCGVGHETDFTIADFCADVRAPTPTAAAELVAAPRAEMLHRLDILEGRLQDAITRRIDVASQRLDQAAARMGRPSARMATQHRLLAQSGQRLRHALVLRIERAAAKLQALETDRRNCTAKQLQRSGDRLHRLELRLQLLDPRLVLQRGYALLTDEQGHVVSRAGQAQPGQPLRAQLAEGELDLQVTRPRLL; this is translated from the coding sequence ATGCAGGATCCGGATCCAGCAGTGACGCCACGAATCTGGGCAGTCGGCGCGCTGACCCGCGCCATTGCTGACACCCTGGAGGCCCGGTTCAACCCCGTTGCGGTCCGCGGCGAGGTTTCGGGCCTGTCGCGGGCGTCCAGCGGGCACCTGTACTTCAACCTCAAGGATCCGCAAGGCCAGCTGCGCTGCGCGATGTTCCGCCGCGCGGCGTCGATGCTCGACCGTATGCCGGCCGAGGGCGATCTTGTCGAGGTCCAAGGCCGGTTGGCCGTCTACGAACCGCGCGGCGACCTGCAGCTCATCGTGGAGAGCCTGGCGCATGCGGGGCAGGGTGCCTGGTACGAGCGTTTCCTGCGGCTCAAGGCCAAGCTGGAAGCCGAGGGCCTGTTCGATGCCGGCCGCAAGCGCGACCTGCCGTTCCTGCCGCGCACGATTGGGCTGGTCACGTCGACCGGCGCGGCAGCGCTGCACGATGTCGCGACGGCGCTGCGGCGGCGCGTGCCGCATGTGCCGGTGGTGTTCGCGCCTTCCGCGGTCCAGGGGCCGCAAGCCGCGCAGGACCTGGTGGCCGCGCTCGAGCGCCTGTATGCACTGGCGGCGCAAGGGCAGGTGGACGTCATCCTGCTCGTGCGCGGAGGCGGCTCGATCGAGGACCTGTGGTCCTTCAACGAGGAGGCGGTCGCGCGCGCCATCGTGCGCAGCCCCGTGCCCCTGGTGTGCGGCGTCGGCCACGAGACCGACTTCACGATCGCCGACTTCTGTGCCGACGTGCGCGCGCCGACGCCGACGGCCGCCGCCGAACTGGTGGCGGCGCCGCGCGCCGAGATGCTGCATCGGCTGGACATCCTGGAAGGACGGCTGCAGGACGCCATCACGCGCCGCATCGACGTCGCCTCACAGCGGCTGGACCAAGCTGCTGCACGCATGGGCCGGCCGTCGGCCCGCATGGCGACCCAGCACAGGCTGCTGGCGCAAAGCGGGCAGCGTCTGCGGCATGCGCTCGTGCTGCGCATCGAGCGGGCGGCCGCGAAGCTGCAGGCGCTGGAGACCGACCGCCGCAATTGCACCGCCAAGCAACTGCAGCGCTCGGGGGACCGGCTGCACCGGCTGGAACTGCGGCTGCAATTGCTGGACCCGCGCCTCGTCCTGCAGCGTGGCTATGCGCTGCTCACGGACGAGCAGGGCCACGTGGTGAGCCGCGCCGGCCAGGCGCAGCCCGGGCAACCGCTGCGGGCCCAGCTGGCCGAAGGCGAACTGGACCTGCAGGTGACGCGACCACGCCTGCTGTAG